The following are from one region of the Biomphalaria glabrata chromosome 4, xgBioGlab47.1, whole genome shotgun sequence genome:
- the LOC106077904 gene encoding 40S ribosomal protein S23 — protein MGKPMGLHTARKMKDHRREQRWHDKEYKKAHLGTRWKANPFQGSSHAKGIVLEKVGVEAKQPNSAIRKCVRVQLIKNGKKITAFVPNDGCLNFIEENDEVLVAGFGRKGHAVGDIPGVRFKIVKVANVSLLALFKGKKERPRS, from the exons ATGG GGAAGCCTATGGGTTTGCACACTGCTCGCAAGATGAAAGATCATCGCAGGGAACAAAGATGGCATGATAAAGAATACAAGAAAGCTCACTTGGGTACTCGCTGGAAGGCCAATCCCTTTCAAGGTTCTTCCCACGCTAAAGGCATTGTTTTGGAAAAAGT AGGTGTAGAAGCTAAGCAGCCCAACTCTGCCATCCGTAAATGTGTCAGGGTTCAGCTAATTAAGAATGGCAAAAAGATTACAGCTTTCGTTCCCAACGACGGTTGTCTAAATTTTATTGAA GAAAACGATGAAGTTCTTGTTGCTGGTTTTGGTCGTAAAGGTCACGCCGTGGGTGATATTCCGGGTGTTCGTTTCAAGATTGTCAAGGTGGCCAATGTGTCTCTGCTAGCTTTATTCAAGGGAAAGAAAGAACGTCCAAGATCTTAA